A region of Cucumis melo cultivar AY chromosome 2, USDA_Cmelo_AY_1.0, whole genome shotgun sequence DNA encodes the following proteins:
- the LOC103494330 gene encoding probable receptor-like protein kinase At5g61350, whose translation MAMSEPSPSLSLDSLGDIDDYIWANEGEGSLPWDMFRDVFEFVQNGNQAFKNNHFEEAIKYYSRANNIKPGDPVILNNRSAAYIRISQFLKDRPPAASEYRPLNGLDPTVHAELALKDAEKLMDLRGKSVKPYILKANALILLEKYAMAKDIILSGLQIDPLSNPLQASLQRLERIAATVMGKGLHGLPDRSDDFDCTLCLKLLYEPITTPCGHSFCRSCLFQSMDRGNKCPLCRTVLFISSRTCSISVTLSNIIQKNFPEEYAERKSEHEGLTNFGVDLMPLFVMDVVIPCQKFPLHIFEPRYRLMVRRVMEGNHRMGMVIVDSTTGSIADFACEVEITECEPLADGRFYLEIESRRRFRILRSWDQDGYRVAEIEWVNDITPPEGTIERTELQEMTINAAEYAQSWIRRAKEASRRDPIKRDRLLNVEAMMPSSRDPERFSFWLATLSNRRPLERLELLRMTDTRENIKLLLAVAMGGELSGAPTPRIPFSSLLLFFLLSATLSAAKNPLFPAFTPRDVYLIDCGSPSQTRLDDARIYKSDRESTSLLSTEEDIQASVDSIPSNALVSPLSSWSLPLFLTARIFPTDSTYTFFISQPGRHWIRLYFYPLPNPNFNLTDSVFTVTTDSVVLLHDFSIKPNPKIVFKEYLINITTARFSLQFKPKKNSFAFINAIEIVSAPDALFSDSANSVSPVGFFNGLSNIALQICYRVNVGGPEIVPKKDTLSRTWETDDGYNKFPQGSKNVSVDLDSIKYPGIELTPLIAPNWVYATAEDMQDPKTMQVNFNMSWSFNVEQSYSYLIRLHFCDIVSKVLNNLYFNVYINGMMGIADLDLSQLTGDLSTPYYRDLVLNASDIKNNTIMIQVGPSNVESGLQDAILNGVEIMKMSNAAQSLDGLFSVDGTYMGGSTLSTMKIIAVVGLVIGAIAIVFLGVMFLRWQNRPNGWEKKHSFSSWLLPLNNNNSTNTASFFSSKSSSRRSSTVFSSRRSRTGFSGIYSNVGLGRFFSLNELQVATQNFDEKAVIGVGGFGKVYVGALEDGTKVAIKRGNPSSDQGINEFRTEIEMLSKLRHRHLVSLIGFCDEQSEMILVYEYMANGPFRDHLYGSNLPPLSWKQRLEICIGAARGLHYLHTGAAQGIIHRDVKTTNILLDENFVAKVADFGLSKAAPSLEQTHVSTAVKGSFGYLDPEYFRRQQLTEKSDVYSFGVVLFEVLCARQVINPTLPREQVNLAEWAMQNYRKGKLDKIIDPQISSSIVEGSLKKFVEAAEKCLGEYGVDRPSMGDVLWNLEYALQLQEAVSELEDPDEDKCEGLVALDKPNDNKPKEETTSASVSDDTSEVSVSAPLFSEVQNFQGR comes from the exons ATGGCCATGTCTGAACCTTCACCCAGTTTGTCCCTGGATTCTCTCGGCGACATCGATGACTACATTTGG GCCAATGAAGGAGAGGGTTCATTGCCATGGGACATGTTCAGGGATGTTTTTGAATTTGTACAAAATGGGAATCAAGCATTTAAAAACAATCACTTTGAAGAG GCAATCAAGTATTACTCAAGAGCTAATAACATCAAGCCAGGTGATCCAGTTATTCTCAACAATAGAAGTGCTGCTTATATCAG GATTAGTCAGTTCCTGAAAGACAGACCACCAGCCGCTTCTGAATATCGACCATTAAATGGGTTGGATCCTACAGTACATGCTGAG CTTGCACTAAAAGATGCTGAGAAGCTGATGGACCTACGCGGTAAATCAGTGAAACCATATATTCTGAAGGCTAATGCTCTCATACTC CTAGAAAAATATGCCATGGCAAAGGATATTATTCTTTCTGGCCTTCAAATTGACCCTCTAAG CAATCCTCTTCAGGCTTCTCTTCAGAGATTGGAGAGAATAGCTGCTACTGTGATGGGAAAAGGACTCCATGGGCTACCCGATCGTAGTGATGACTTTGATTGCACCCTTTGTCTTAAGCTTCTTTATGAACCCATCACCACTCCTTGTGGGCATTCTTTCTGCCGTTCCTGCTTATTTCAGTCTATGGATCGTG GTAATAAATGTCCCTTGTGCAGAACAGTTCTTTTTATCAGTTCAAGAACATGTTCGATCAG TGTTACACTGAGCAACATTATACAGAAGAACTTTCCAGAGGAATATGCTGAAAGAAAGTCAGAACATGAGGGTTTAACAAATTTTGGTGTCGATTTAATGCCTCTTTTTGTCATGGATGTTGTTATCCCATGTCAGAAATTTCCGCTTCACATATTTGAACCCCGCTACAGACTTATG GTCAGGAGGGTAATGGAAGGCAATCATCGTATGGGAATG GTTATAGTGGATTCTACAACTGGTTCTATTGCTGATTTTGCATGTGAAGTGGAAATTACGGA GTGTGAGCCACTTGCGGATGGACGTTTTTATCTAGAG ATTGAAAGTCGTAGAAGATTTCGCATTCTTCGATCTTGGGATCAAGATGG ATATCGAGTGGCAGAGATCGAATGGGTCAATGATATAACTCCCCCGGAAGGGACAATAGAGCGGACAGAA CTGCAGGAAATGACAATTAACGCAGCAGAGTATGCTCAGTCATGGATAAGGAGGGCAAAAGAAGCATCTAGACGAG ATCCAATAAAACGGGATCGACTTCTTAACGTGGAAGCAATGATGCCCTCATCACGAGATCCTGAACGGTTTAGCTTCTGG CTTGCTACCCTTTCAAATCGGAGGCCCCTGGAAAGATTGGAACTTCTACGAATGACAGATACAAGAGAG AACATTAAACTTCTTCTGGCGGTGGCCATGGGAGGAGAACTTTCCGGGGCTCCAACCCCTCGAATCCCCTTCTCCTCCcttctccttttcttccttCTCTCTGCCACTCTCTCTGCCGCCAAAAACCCCTTATTCCCTGCCTTCACCCCTCGCGACGTTTATCTCATCGACTGCGGTTCCCCTTCCCAAACCCGTCTCGACGACGCCCGCATTTACAAATCCGATCGCGAATCCACTTCTCTTCTTTCCACCGAAGAAGACATTCAAGCCTCTGTCGATTCCATTCCCTCAAACGCCCTCGTTTCCCCTCTCTCTTCTTGGTCATTACCTCTTTTTCTCACCGCTAGAATTTTCCCTACCGATTCCACCTACACTTTCTTCATTTCTCAACCTGGACGCCATTGGATCCGCCTCTACTTTTATCCTCTCCCTAATCCTAATTTCAATCTCACCGATTCCGTTTTCACCGTCACCACAGACTCCGTCGTTCTCCTCCATGATTTCTCAATCAAACCTAATCCCAAAATCGTTTTCAAAGAATACCTAATCAACATCACCACCGCTCGATTTTCCCTCCAATTCAAACCTAAGAAGAATTCCTTCGCCTTCATCAATGCTATCGAAATCGTCTCCGCTCCAGATGCTCTGTTTTCCGATTCCGCTAACTCTGTTTCTCCGGTGGGATTTTTCAACGGATTGTCCAACATTGCTTTGCAAATTTGCTACCGTGTTAATGTGGGTGGCCCTGAAATTGTTCCTAAAAAGGACACGTTGTCAAGAACATGGGAAACCGATGATGGTTACAACAAATTTCCACAGGGTTCGAAGAATGTTTCTGTGGATTTGGACTCGATTAAATACCCTGGAATTGAATTGACTCCATTGATTGCTCCTAATTGGGTTTATGCAACTGCTGAGGACATGCAAGATCCTAAAACGATGCAAGTGAATTTCAATATGAGTTGGAGTTTCAATGTGGAACAGAGTTACTCGTATTTGATTAGACTCCATTTTTGTGATATTGTGAGCAAAGTTCTGAATAACTTGTACTTCAATGTGTACATTAATGGGATGATGGGTATTGCTGATCTTGATCTCTCTCAACTCACCGGTGATCTTTCTACTCCCTACTACAGAGACCTCGTTCTTAATGCCTCCGACATTAAGAACAACACCATCATGATTCAg GTTGGTCCATCAAATGTGGAGTCAGGGCTACAAGATGCAATCCTAAATGGAGTGGAAATCATGAAGATGAGTAACGCTGCACAAAGCTTGGACGGCTTATTTTCAGTGGATGGAACCTACATGGGAGGCTCAACACTTAGCACAATGAAGATAATTGCAGTTGTGGGACTTGTAATCGGAGCCATTGCCATTGTTTTCCTTGGTGTTATGTTCTTGAGATGGCAAAACAGACCAAATGGATGGGAAAAGAAACACAGTTTCTCTTCATGGCTTCTTcctttgaataataataattcaactAACACTGCCAGTTTCTTCTCTTCTAAAAGCAGTTCTAGAAGATCATCAACCGTTTTTAGCTCTCGCCGAAGCAGAACTGGCTTCTCCGGTATCTACTCCAATGTTGGTCTCGGCCGTTTCTTCTCCCTCAACGAGCTACAG GTTGCTACACAAAATTTCGACGAGAAAGCAGTGATCGGCGTCGGTGGATTCGGCAAAGTCTACGTCGGAGCATTAGAAGATGGAACAAAAGTCGCGATTAAACGTGGAAACCCTAGTTCCGATCAAGGCATTAACGAGTTCAGAACCGAGATCGAAATGCTCTCTAAACTCCGCCATCGCCATCTGGTTTCTCTAATCGGTTTCTGCGACGAACAATCCGAGATGATTCTGGTTTACGAATACATGGCCAATGGCCCATTTCGCGACCATTTGTATGGCTCTAATCTCCCTCCTCTGTCCTGGAAACAGAGGCTCGAAATCTGCATCGGCGCTGCTCGTGGCCTTCATTATCTCCACACTGGTGCGGCTCAGGGCATAATCCACCGTGATGTTAAGACCACTAACATTCTGCTTGATGAAAATTTTGTTGCTAAAGTTGCCGATTTTGGGCTTTCCAAAGCTGCACCATCCTTGGAACAGACCCATGTTAGCACTGCAGTTAAAGGAAGTTTTGGTTATCTCGATCCTGAGTACTTTAGACGACAGCAACTAACTGAGAAATCTGATGTTTACTCATTTGGGGTTGTTCTTTTTGAGGTTCTATGTGCAAGACAAGTCATCAATCCCACGTTGCCTCGTGAGCAG GTAAACTTGGCCGAGTGGGCAATGCAGAATTACAGAAAAGGAAAACTAGACAAGATAATTGATCCTCAAATTAGCAGCTCAATCGTAGAAGGGTCACTGAAGAAATTTGTGGAAGCAGCCGAGAAATGCTTGGGTGAATATGGGGTTGATAGGCCAAGCATGGGAGATGTTCTATGGAACTTGGAATACGCTTTGCAACTACAAGAGGCAGTATCAGAGCTCGAGGACCCTGATGAAGACAAATGTGAAGGCCTTGTGGCTTTGGACAAACCAAATGACAATAAACCAAAAGAAGAAACAACAAGTGCTTCTGTAAGTGATGATACTTCTGAAGTTTCAGTTAGTGCTCCTTTGTTTTCTGaagttcaaaattttcaaggaagatga
- the LOC103494329 gene encoding probable xyloglucan 6-xylosyltransferase 5: protein MGLDNISAQKRAGGGGNSLPTTAATANARRSRGFPGIPRGRQIQKTFNNIKITILCGFVTILVLRGTIGIGNLGSSEADAVNQNIIEETNRILAEIRSDSDPNDPDDPVETQINPNVTYTLGPKIVNWNQERKVWLDQNPEFPNYVNKRARILLVTGSPPKPCDNPIGDHYLLKAIKNKIDYCRLHGIEIVYNIAHLDKELAGYWAKLPLIRRLMLSHPEVEWIWWMDSDALFTDMVFEIPLEKYDNYNLVVHGYPDLMFNQKSWIALNTGSFLFRNCQWSLDLLDAWAPMGPKGPIREEAGKILTANLKGRPAFEADDQSALIYLLLSQKDQWMDKVFLENSYYLHGYWAGLVDRYEEMIEKYHPGLGDERWPFVTHFVGCKPCGSYGDYPVERCLSSMERAFNFADNQVLKLYGFRHRGLLSPKIKRIRNETSTPLESVDQNNIRRQVLHGSNAPPTK from the coding sequence ATGGGACTTGACAACATCTCTGCTCAGAAGAGAGCTGGCGGTGGAGGGAATAGTTTACCAACCACTGCTGCTACCGCCAACGCCAGGAGAAGTCGTGGGTTCCCTGGAATTCCCCGTGGCCGTCAGATCCAGAAGACTTTCAACAATATCAAGATCACAATATTGTGTGGATTCGTCACCATCCTTGTTCTTCGTGGCACAATCGGTATTGGCAACCTTGGTAGCTCCGAGGCTGACGCTGTGAACCAGAATATCATCGAAGAAACCAACCGGATCCTCGCCGAGATTCGATCTGACAGCGACCCCAACGACCCGGATGATCCTGTCGAGACCCAAATCAACCCTAATGTCACTTACACGCTCGGACCCAAGATTGTTAACTGGAATCAGGAACGAAAGGTTTGGCTCGATCAAAACCCAGAATTTCCGAATTATGTTAATAAAAGAGCTAGGATCTTGCTTGTTACTGGTTCTCCACCAAAACCCTGTGACAACCCAATTGGGGATCATTATTTGTTGAAGGCAATCAAGAATAAAATTGACTATTGCAGGCTTCATGGGATCGAGATTGTATACAATATAGCTCATTTAGATAAGGAACTTGCTGGGTATTGGGCTAAGTTGCCGTTGATCCGGCGATTGATGCTGTCCCACCCTGAGGTTGAGTGGATTTGGTGGATGGACAGTGATGCTTTATTTACTGATATGGTGTTTGAGATTCCTTTGGAAAAATATGATAACTATAACTTGGTCGTTCATGGTTACCCTGATTTGATGTTCAATCAAAAGTCCTGGATTGCACTCAACACAGGAAGCTTTTTGTTTAGGAATTGTCAGTGGTCTTTGGATTTGCTGGATGCTTGGGCTCCGATGGGACCAAAGGGTCCTATTCGAGAAGAGGCTGGCAAGATTTTGACTGCAAACTTGAAGGGAAGGCCAGCATTTGAGGCTGATGATCAGTCAGCTTTGATATATTTATTGCTTTCTCAGAAAGATCAATGGATGGATAAGGTGTTTCTTGAGAATTCATACTATTTGCATGGTTACTGGGCTGGTTTAGTCGATAGGTATGAAGAAATGATTGAGAAGTATCACCCTGGATTGGGCGACGAAAGGTGGCCGTTCGTGACACATTTTGTTGGTTGCAAACCTTGTGGTAGCTATGGAGACTATCCAGTAGAAAGGTGTTTGAGTAGCATGGAGAGAGCTTTCAATTTTGCTGACAATCAAGTTCTCAAGCTGTATGGATTTCGCCATAGGGGCCTTTTGAGCCCCAAAATCAAGCGGATCAGGAATGAGACAAGTACTCCATTGGAGTCGGTTGATCAAAACAATATTCGGCGGCAAGTTCTGCATGGAAGCAATGCTCCTCCAACCAAGTGA
- the LOC103494328 gene encoding probable xyloglucan 6-xylosyltransferase 5, producing MGTDNISAQKRTGSGGNGLPTTAATANGRRSRGFPGIPRGRQIQKTFNNIKITILCGFVTILVLRGTIGIGNLGSSEADAVNQNIIEETNRILAEIRSDGDPNDPDDPAETQINPNVTYTLGPKIVNWNQERKVWLDQNPEFPNYVNKRARILLVTGSPPKPCDNPIGDHYLLKAIKNKIDYCRLHGIEIVYNIAHLDKELAGYWAKLPLIRRLMLSHPEVEWIWWMDSDALFTDMVFEIPLEKYDNYNLVVHGYPDLMFNQKSWIALNTGSFLFRNCQWSLDLLDAWAPMGPKGPIREEAGKILTANLKGRPAFEADDQSALIYLLLSQKDQWMDKVFLENSYYLHGYWAGLVDKYEEMIEKYHPGLGDERWPFVTHFVGCKPCGSYGDYPVERCLSSMERAFNFADNQVLKLYGFRHRGLLSPKIKRIRNETATPLESVDQNDIRRHVLHQSNGPPTK from the coding sequence ATGGGTACAGACAATATCTCAGCTCAGAAGAGAACCGGCAGTGGAGGGAATGGTTTACCCACCACTGCCGCCACTGCGAACGGCAGGAGAAGTCGTGGGTTCCCTGGAATTCCCCGTGGCCGTCAGATCCAGAAGACTTTCAACAATATTAAGATCACCATATTGTGTGGATTCGTCACCATCCTTGTTCTTCGTGGCACAATCGGTATTGGCAACCTTGGTAGCTCCGAGGCTGACGCTGTGAACCAGAATATCATCGAAGAAACCAACCGGATCCTCGCCGAGATTCGATCTGACGGCGACCCTAACGACCCAGATGATCCTGCCGAGACCCAAATCAACCCTAATGTCACTTACACGCTCGGACCCAAGATTGTTAACTGGAATCAGGAACGAAAGGTTTGGCTCGATCAAAACCCAGAATTTCCGAATTATGTTAATAAAAGAGCTAGGATCTTGCTTGTTACTGGTTCTCCCCCAAAACCCTGTGACAACCCAATTGGGGATCATTATTTGTTGAAGGCAATCAAGAATAAAATTGACTATTGCAGGCTTCATGGGATTGAGATTGTATACAATATAGCTCATTTAGATAAGGAACTTGCTGGGTATTGGGCTAAGTTGCCGTTGATCCGGCGATTGATGCTGTCCCACCCTGAGGTTGAGTGGATTTGGTGGATGGACAGTGATGCTTTATTTACTGATATGGTGTTTGAGATTCCTTTGGAAAAATATGATAACTATAACTTGGTCGTTCATGGTTACCCTGATTTGATGTTCAATCAAAAGTCCTGGATTGCACTCAACACAGGAAGCTTTTTGTTTAGGAATTGCCAGTGGTCTTTGGATTTGCTGGATGCTTGGGCTCCGATGGGACCAAAGGGTCCTATTCGAGAAGAGGCCGGGAAGATTTTGACTGCAAACTTGAAGGGAAGGCCAGCATTTGAAGCTGATGATCAGTCAGCTTTGATATATTTATTGCTTTCTCAGAAAGATCAATGGATGGATAAGGTGTTTCTTGAGAATTCATACTATTTGCATGGTTACTGGGCTGGCTTAGTCGATAAGTATGAAGAAATGATTGAGAAGTATCACCCTGGATTGGGCGACGAAAGGTGGCCATTCGTGACTCATTTTGTTGGTTGCAAACCTTGTGGTAGCTATGGAGACTATCCAGTAGAAAGGTGTTTGAGTAGCATGGAGAGGGCTTTCAATTTTGCTGACAACCAAGTTCTCAAACTGTATGGATTTCGCCATAGGGGCCTTTTGAGCCCCAAAATCAAGCGAATCAGGAATGAGACAGCCACTCCATTGGAGTCAGTTGATCAAAACGATATTCGGCGGCATGTTCTGCATCAAAGCAATGGACCTCCTACCAAGTGA
- the LOC103494008 gene encoding pentatricopeptide repeat-containing protein At5g61370, mitochondrial codes for MHARHMFDEMPLRRCVSLLKLKWDSFIAQSVCTQHRFCSLHSTVNNGAAVSKLCEVISCTIGGLDELESSLNKCTISLTSSLVTQVIDSSKNEAPTRRLLRFFLWSLKKLNHTLEDEDFNNAIRFFAQKKDYTAINILLSNLKKADRAMDGQTFSFVAEAFVKMNRDDEALGLFKNLEKYKCPHDQFTVVAIITALCSKGHAKRAEGVVLHHKDKISSTMSCIYRSLLYGWSIKKNTKEARRILKEMKSDGTMPDLFSYNTFLKCLCEKNVEKNPSGLVPEALNVMMEMRSYKIAPNSISYNILLSCLCKTRRVKESCRILEMMKRSGCRPDCVSYYLVARVLFLTGRFGKGREIVDEMIEEGLTPDRKFYYELIGILCGVERTNYAVELFEKMKRSSLGGYGPVYDVLIPKVCRGGDFEMGRQLWEEAMAMGVSLNCSSEILDPSITKVFKPTRKIENKIVEECNTAEKQNKAAAEKPNKKRKKG; via the coding sequence ATGCACGCTCGCCATATGTTCGATGAAATGCCGCTGAGAAGATGCGTTTCATTGTTGAAGTTAAAATGGGATAGCTTCATTGCGCAATCCGTCTGTACGCAGCATCGGTTTTGTTCCCTTCATTCCACCGTAAACAATGGAGCTGCTGTATCAAAACTGTGTGAAGTGATTTCATGCACGATCGGTGGTTTAGATGAATTGGAATCCAGTCTGAACAAATGTACAATATCATTGACATCTTCATTAGTTACCCAAGTTATTGATTCTAGCAAAAATGAAGCTCCCACTAGAAGATTACTCAGATTTTTCTTGTGGTCTCTCAAGAAGTTAAACCACACTTTAGAAGATGAAGATTTCAATAATGCCATCCGCTTTTTTGCTCAGAAGAAGGACTACACTGCCATTAACATTTTACTTTCTAATCTTAAGAAAGCCGACCGGGCAATGGACGGCCAGACTTTCAGTTTTGTAGCTGAAGCTTTTGTCAAAATGAATAGAGACGATGAAGCATTGGGTCTGTTCAAGAACCTGGAGAAGTACAAATGCCCTCATGACCAATTTACTGTCGTTGCTATTATTACTGCTCTTTGTTCGAAAGGGCATGCTAAAAGAGCAGAAGGAGTTGTCTTGCACCACAAGGACAAGATTTCTAGTACAATGAGTTGCATCTATAGAAGCCTTCTATATGGATGGTCTATTAAGAAGAACACAAAAGAAGCAAGAAGAATACTGAAAGAAATGAAGTCAGATGGAACCATGCCAGATTTGTTCAGCTACAACACTTTTCTCAAGTGTCTTTGTGAGAAAAATGTTGAGAAAAATCCTTCAGGTCTTGTGCCTGAAGCCTTGAATGTGATGATGGAAATGAGATCCTACAAAATTGCTCCCAACTCAATCAGTTACAACATATTGTTATCATGTCTATGCAAAACTAGGAGAGTGAAGGAATCTTGTAGAATCCTCGAGATGATGAAACGATCGGGTTGTCGACCCGATTGTGTAAGCTATTATCTCGTGGCGAGAGTGTTGTTCTTGACTGGAAGATTTGGGAAAGGGCGTGAAATCGTGGATGAGATGATTGAAGAAGGATTGACCCCTGATCGAAAATTCTACTACGAGTTGATTGGTATTCTGTGTGGTGTAGAGAGAACAAATTATGCAGTTGAGCTTTttgagaagatgaagagaagCTCATTGGGGGGTTATGGGCCAGTTTATGATGTGCTTATACCAAAGGTTTGTAGAGGAGGTGATTTTGAAATGGGGAGGCAGCTGTGGGAGGAAGCCATGGCTATGGGTGTTTCGCTTAACTGCTCAAGTGAGATTTTGGATCCTTCAATCACAAAGGTTTTCAAGCCAACAAGAAAGATTGAGaataaaattgttgaagaatGCAATACTGCTGAGAAGCAGAACAAAGCTGCAGCTGAGAAAccaaataaaaagagaaagaaaggttAG
- the LOC103494007 gene encoding protein NEN1 — translation MGPTEDRSEIAFFDVETTVPTRQGQKFSILEFGAILVCPKKLVELESYSTLVKPSDLSLISSLSVRCNGITRDAVISSPTFAQIADRVYDILHGRIWAGHNILRFDCARIREAFADIGVPAPEPKGTIDSLALLTQRFGRRAGDMKMATLASYFGIGQQTHRSLDDVRMNLEVLKYCATVLFLESSLPEVFPENSWVSPNAVTRRRAAKSSPQGNSSNNNSHASSSNIGGNPISLTDQQGEAHPILSLVTCSSEDGALNLAEPSATESDSFNMHTISDQITGATLETDINMEGEHATVSTEASPSEDTSTSLHTTKFLEPDQVSVLFITASFVPFFRGSQRIQLWHKDDCLQLLCNNLRVRFGISTKFTDYAGRPRLSFVVDVPPSLCTVLEASDGVAQRLFSDSGSGSEWRPAVTRKNGYFNYPTMRLHIPTAVSGDVANYATEMYQKDASGAVQRLIFSKFDAAELDSLIKPGAILDAFISLDTYDYQQSAGIRLVAKKLIIHS, via the exons ATGGGTCCGACGGAGGATCGTTCGGAGATTGCCTTCTTTGACGTCGAGACCACCGTTCCCACCCGCCAAGGCcagaaattttctattttggaaTTTGGAGCCATTCTGGTTTGCCCTAAGAAACTGGTTGAGTTGGAAAGCTATTCCACTCTCGTAAAGCCCTCTGATCTCTCGCTCATTTCCTCCTTATCGGTGCGGTGCAATGGCATTACTAGAGATGCTGTCATTTCTTCCCCTACTTTCGCCCAAATTGCTGATAGGGTTTACGATATACTTCACG GGCGGATATGGGCAGGTCATAACATACTTAGATTTGATTGTGCGCGAATAAGGGAGGCTTTTGCAGACATTGGTGTGCCAGCACCTGAGCCAAAAGGTACAATTGATTCATTGGCATTGTTGACTCAAAGGTTTGGAAGGAGAGCTGGCGACATGAAG ATGGCGACTCTTGCTTCCTATTTCGGGATAGGACAACAAACACACAG GAGTTTGGATGATGTCAGGATGAATCTTGAAGTTCTAAAGTATTGTGCAACCGTCTTGTTTCTG GAATCAAGTCTACCCGAAGTTTTCCCAGAGAACAGTTGGGTTTCTCCAAATGCTGTTACTAGGCGTCGTGCTGCAAAGTCATCTCCACAGGGGAATAGTTCAAATAATAATTCTCACGCATCAAGTTCAAATATTGGTGGTAATCCCATATCTCTAACAGATCAACAAGGGGAAGCTCATCCGATACTATCTCTCGTAACTTGCAGTTCTGAGGACGGAGCCTTGAATCTGGCTGAACCTAGTGCAACTGAATCAGATTCTTTTAATATGCACACTATCAGCGACCAAATAACAGGTGCAACACTTGAAACAGATATCAACATGGAAGGAGAACATGCCACAGTATCTACCGAAGCATCTCCCTCAGAGGATACTTCCACAAGTCTTCACACTACTAAATTTTTGGAGCCAGATCAGGTGTCTGTTCTGTTCATCACTGCATCTTTCGTTCCATTTTTTCGTGGGAGCCAAAGAATACAATTGTGGCACAAAGATGACTGTTTACAGCTTCTATGTAATAATCTGAGAGTTCGGTTTGGCATAAGCACGAAATTCACAGACTACGCTGGCCGTCCAAGGTTGAGTTTTGTGGTTGATGTACCACCTAGTTTATGCACGGTTCTTGAAGCATCTGATGGAGTGGCTCAAAGATTATTTTCCGATTCTGGCAGCGGTTCTGAATGGAGGCCTGCAGTGACGAGAAAGAATGGTTATTTCAACTACCCGACAATGAGATTACA CATTCCAACTGCAGTAAGTGGAGATGTGGCAAATTATGCTACAGAAATGTACCAAAAAGACGCATCAGGCGCTGTTCAAAGGCTGATATTCAGTAAATTTGATGCTGCAGAGCTTGATAGCTTGATCAAACCTGGAGCCATTTTAGATGCGTTCATTTCCTTGGATACATATGACTATCAACAGAGTGCAGGCATTAGATTGGTAGCAAAAAAGTTGATTATCCATTCCTAG